Proteins from a single region of Acanthochromis polyacanthus isolate Apoly-LR-REF ecotype Palm Island chromosome 11, KAUST_Apoly_ChrSc, whole genome shotgun sequence:
- the qrfp gene encoding uncharacterized protein qrfp codes for MRLSFHLGVSLLSLALILPWSVTSHPVSPTALLPTMDRPKLQSALLDLQAALAEQRYNWSEWDQDPWPEEEALLRTQREEGDGENDWKRNEALTSIAGGLQAVSREKGGFGFRFGRKRWTDRGWRDEGMEGGEGRTQGGDEREG; via the coding sequence atGAGACTTTCCTTCCATCTTggtgtctccctcctttccctcGCCCTCATCCTTCCCTGGAGCGTCACATCTCACCCTGTCTCCCCCACTGCCCTCCTGCCCACAATGGACAGACCCAAACTGCAGTCGGCCCTGCTGGACCTCCAGGCTGCTCTGGCGGAGCAAAGGTACAATTGGTCTGAGTGGGATCAAGACCCCTGGCCTGAGGAGGAGGCGCTGCTGAGGACccagagagaagaaggagatggGGAGAATGACTGGAAGAGGAACGAAGCACTGACCTCCATTGCTGGAGGACTTCAGGCCGTCAGCCGCGAAAAAGGAGGGTTCGGTTTCCGCTTCGGCAGGAAACGGTGGACTGACAGGGGGTGGAGGGAtgaagggatggagggaggagagggcaGGACGCAAGGAGGCGATGAGAGAGAAGGCTGA